A genomic segment from Spinacia oleracea cultivar Varoflay chromosome 3, BTI_SOV_V1, whole genome shotgun sequence encodes:
- the LOC130470136 gene encoding uncharacterized protein — MYVLVSKLKNIKSALKELNKTGFTDIQAADIKAHQVLMEAQKAMHSNPTDLELAELQLQAIKEYKKHHEVYMDFIKQKAKLDWIKAGDENTTLFHQGIKSRILQNQVYNIHDMHGKWQDTTDTVSGAFLDYYMKLLGTTQVDRKPVFKEIVLSGPMITDQHRTILTADYTKEEVKNALFSIPGTKAPGPDGFGSFFYKDACHIVGDEVLCGRLRQVLPDLIFENQGGFVHGRYIVHNIMVIQDLVRHYGRKSVKPSCLLKVDLQKAYDTVDWCFLQEMLEILGFPDKFLKLVMTCVTTPMFSLMINGSMHGFFKSKRGLRQGDPMSPLLFVICMEYLSRILHKLTELPQIQYHPRRLPFHLLPSSSFCPAKSSSLLANKSKSAVYCHGMADTDVTRVVEASGFVRSALPFKYLGVPICSKKISAGQCDVLVDKMTARIKMWSTRNLSYTARMQLINSVLLSLHMYWAQVYILPKSVLHDITRICRGFLWSGQAYSSKPSNIAWEKVCSPKQKGGLGFRDVLTWNIASMGKYVWAITNKQDNIWIKWINSVYIKDGDWWEYQPNASASWYWRRICATRDQLKQVYSQNDLKNMTYYSVKQVYGKLIGDKPHIQWDKVVWNRLNVPKHRFICWLAMHGRLHTIATLAKLGISTSARCLICKQGDEVHEHLFFNCPYSLLCLQGLTDWLGIQITGTNLQTVICGIKRKRLSKFRTQVCYAGVAALVYLIWKSRNQSFWEHSVPTVYSVMGSLKQIVRASITVVMSQKVSRSDSSWLLSL; from the exons ATGTATGTGCTAGTCTCTAAACTAAAGAATATTAAATCTGCTTTGAAGGAACTCAATAAAACTGGTTTCACTGATATCCAAGCTGCTGATATTAAAGCTCATCAAGTATTGATGGAGGCTCAGAAAGCTATGCACTCTAATCCTACTGATTTAGAGTTAGCTGAACTGCAATTACAAGCAATTAAGGAGTATAAAAAGCATCATGAGGTGTACATGGATTTCATAAAACAAAAAGCCAAGCTAGATTGGATTAAAGCTGGAGATGAAAACACTACATTGTTTCATCAAGGTATCAAGTCCAGAATTTTGCAGAATCAGGTTTACAACATTCATGATATGCATGGAAAATGGCAAGATACAACTGATACAGTTTCTGGTGCTTTCTTGGATTACTATATGAAGCTGCTTGGCACCACTCAAGTTGACAGGAAGCCTGTGTTTAAGGAGATTGTGTTGAGTGGCCCTATGATTACAGATCAACACAGAACAATTCTTACTGCTGATTACACTAAAGAAGAAGTGAAGAATGCTTTGTTTTCTATTCCAGGTACTAAAGCTCCTGGTCCAGatggctttggttcttttttctACAAGGATGCTTGTCACATTGTTGGTGATGAG GTGCTGTGTGGGAGGTTAAGACAAGTGTTACCAGACTTGATTTTTGAGAATCAAGGAGGGTTTGTGCATGGAAGGTACATTGTCCACAATATCATGGTAATTCAGGATCTGGTTAGGCATTATGGAAGGAAGTCAGTTAAGCCAAGCTGCTTGTTAAAAGTTGATCTACAGAAGGCTTATGATACAGTTGATTGGTGTTTTCTTCAAGAGATGTTGGAGATTTTAGGTTTTCCTGATAAATTTCTGAAGCTGGTGATGACTTGTGTCACAACTCCCATGTTTTCTCTTATGATTAATGgatccatgcatggtttctttaaATCAAAGAGAGGATTGAGACAAGGTGACCCTATGTCACCACTGTTGTTTGTTATATGCATGGAATATCTATCCAGAATTCTGCATAAGTTGACTGAGTTGCCTCAAATTCAATACCATCCCAG GAGATTACCCTTCCATTTACTCCCTTCTTCAAGCTTTTGCCCTGCAAAGTCATCTAGTCTGCTGGCTAATAAAAGTAAATCTGCTGTTTATTGCCATGGCATGGCTGATACTGATGTGACAAGAGTGGTGGAAGCTTCTGGTTTTGTTAGGAGTGCTCTACCTTTCAAGTATCTAGGGGTACCTATTTGTTCTAAAAAGATCTCTGCAGGCCAATGTGATGTTTTAGTGGATAAAATGACAGCAAGGATTAAAATGTGGAGCACTAGGAATCTGTCCTACACTGCAAGAATGCAGTTGATTAATTCAGTTCTGTTGAGCCTGCATATGTATTGGGCTCAGGTTTACATTCTTCCTAAGAGTGTACTCCATGATATCACAAGAATATGTAGGGGATTTTTATGGAGTGGACAAGCATACAGTAGCAAGCCAAGTAACATAGCTTGGGAAAAGGTTTGCTCTCCTAAACAGAAGGGTGGTTTGGGGTTTAGGGATGTGCTCACTTGGAACATAGCTAGCATGGGGAAATATGTGTGGGCTATCACCAATAAACAGGATAACATATGGATTAAGTGGATTAATTCAGTGTATATCAAAGATGGGGATTGGTGGGAGTACCAACCTAATGCATCTGCAAGTTGGTATTGGAGAAGAATTTGTGCAACAAGGGATCAGTTGAAGCAAGTGTATTCTCAGAATGATCTTAAAAACATGACATATTATTCTGTGAAGCAGGTTTATGGTAAGCTAATTGGTGATAAACCCCATATTCAGTGGGATAAGGTGGTTTGGAATAGGCTGAATGTGCCAAAACATAGGTTTATCTGTTGGTTGGCTATGCATGGTAGACTGCATACTATAGCTACTCTAGCCAAATTGGGGATCAGTACTTCTGCAAGATGTTTAATTTGCAAGCAAGGTGATGAAGTTCATGAGCATCTGTTTTTCAATTGTCCCTATAGTTTGTTGTGTCTGCAAGGGCTTACTGATTGGCTTGGCATTCAGATTACTGGTACAAACTTGCAGACTGTAATCTGTGGTATTAAAAGGAAGAGACTTTCTAAATTCAGAACTCAAGTATGCTATGCAGGGGTGGCAGCCTTGGTTTACCTGATTTGGAAAAGCAGAAATCAAAGCTTCTGGGAGCATTCTGTGCCAACAGTGTATTCTGTAATGGGGAGTTTGAAGCAAATTGTGAGAGCTAGCATTACAGTAGTCATGAGTCAGAAAGTGAGCAGGAGTGACAGTAGTTGGTTGCTCAGTTTGTAA